The Streptomyces sp. SS1-1 genome has a segment encoding these proteins:
- a CDS encoding NAD(P)H-quinone oxidoreductase translates to MHAITIAEPGGPEALVWDEVPDPVPGEGEVLVEVAAGAVNRADLLQRQGFYDPPPGSSPYPGLECSGRIAEVGPGVSGWAVGDEVCALLAGGGYAEKVAVPAGQLLPVPEGVSLTQAAALPEVVCTVWSNVFMIAHLRPGETLLVHGGSSGIGTLAIQLAKAVGAKVAVTAGSKEKLERCAELGADILIDYREQDFVEEIKQATGGAGADVILDIMGAKYLDRNVRALAVNGRLAIIGLQGGVKGELNLGALLAKRAAITATSLRSRPLEEKAAIVAAVREHVWPLLKAGQVRPVVDREIPMNDAAEAHRVVEESGHVGKVVLVVP, encoded by the coding sequence ATGCATGCGATCACGATTGCGGAACCGGGCGGGCCCGAGGCGCTGGTGTGGGACGAGGTCCCCGACCCCGTGCCGGGCGAGGGCGAAGTGCTGGTCGAGGTGGCGGCGGGCGCCGTCAACCGGGCCGACCTGCTGCAACGGCAGGGCTTCTACGACCCGCCGCCCGGCTCCTCCCCGTACCCCGGCCTGGAGTGCTCCGGACGGATCGCCGAGGTGGGCCCCGGCGTCTCCGGCTGGGCCGTCGGCGACGAGGTCTGCGCGCTGCTCGCGGGCGGCGGCTACGCCGAGAAGGTGGCCGTGCCGGCCGGGCAGCTGCTGCCGGTCCCGGAGGGCGTGAGCCTGACGCAGGCCGCGGCGCTGCCCGAGGTGGTGTGCACGGTCTGGTCGAACGTCTTCATGATCGCCCATTTGCGTCCCGGCGAGACCCTGCTCGTGCACGGCGGCTCCAGCGGCATCGGCACCCTCGCGATCCAGCTCGCCAAGGCGGTCGGCGCGAAGGTCGCCGTCACGGCGGGCAGCAAGGAGAAGCTGGAGCGGTGCGCCGAGCTGGGCGCCGACATCCTGATCGACTACCGGGAGCAGGACTTCGTCGAGGAGATCAAGCAGGCCACGGGCGGTGCCGGGGCCGACGTGATCCTCGACATCATGGGCGCGAAGTACCTCGACCGCAACGTCCGGGCCCTCGCCGTGAACGGCCGCCTCGCGATCATCGGACTGCAGGGCGGGGTGAAGGGCGAGCTCAACCTGGGCGCCCTGCTGGCCAAGCGCGCCGCCATCACCGCGACCTCGCTGCGGTCCCGGCCGCTGGAGGAGAAGGCGGCGATCGTCGCGGCCGTGCGTGAGCACGTGTGGCCGCTGCTGAAGGCCGGCCAGGTCCGTCCGGTCGTCGACCGCGAGATCCCGATGAACGACGCCGCCGAGGCGCACCGGGTGGTCGAGGAGAGCGGGCATGTCGGCAAGGTGGTGCTGGTCGTGCCGTAG
- a CDS encoding dihydrolipoamide acetyltransferase family protein, with protein MTTMTDASVREFKMPDVGEGLTEAEILKWYVQPGDTVTDGQVVCEVETAKAAVELPIPYDGVVRALHFPEGTTVDVGTSIIAVDVSGGAAPADEEPPAPAQEEEAEPQGRQPVLVGYGVSASSTKRRPRKGAEAPRQEPEPAAQALQAELNGHGPAVAPDLGRPLAKPPVRKLAKDLGVDLATVTPTGPDGIITREDVHAAVAAQAPAAEPEPTAPQAAAPAPAAVPAPAASYDGARETRVPVKGVRKATAAAMVGSAFTAPHVTEFVTVDVTRTLKLVEELKADKEFAGLRVNPLLLISKALLVAIKRNPDINASWDEANQEIVRKHYVNLGIAAATPRGLIVPNIKDADAKTLPQLAEALGELVSTAREGRTSPGAMQGGTVTITNVGVFGVDTGTPILNPGESAILAVGAIKLQPWVHKGKVKPRQVTTLALSFDHRLVDGELGSKVLADVAAILEQPKRLITWA; from the coding sequence GTGACGACGATGACAGACGCGTCCGTGCGCGAGTTCAAGATGCCCGACGTCGGTGAGGGTCTCACCGAGGCCGAGATCCTCAAGTGGTACGTCCAGCCGGGCGACACCGTCACCGACGGGCAGGTGGTCTGCGAGGTCGAGACCGCCAAGGCGGCCGTCGAGCTGCCCATCCCGTACGACGGCGTGGTCCGCGCCCTGCACTTCCCCGAGGGCACCACGGTCGACGTCGGCACGTCGATCATCGCGGTCGACGTCTCCGGCGGGGCGGCCCCGGCCGACGAGGAGCCGCCCGCGCCCGCGCAGGAGGAGGAGGCCGAGCCGCAGGGCCGCCAGCCGGTGCTCGTCGGCTACGGCGTCTCCGCCTCGTCCACCAAGCGCCGCCCGCGCAAGGGCGCCGAGGCGCCGCGCCAGGAGCCCGAGCCGGCGGCGCAGGCCCTCCAGGCCGAGCTGAACGGGCACGGCCCCGCCGTCGCCCCGGACCTGGGCCGTCCGCTGGCCAAGCCGCCGGTGCGCAAGCTGGCGAAGGACCTGGGCGTCGACCTGGCGACGGTGACCCCGACCGGCCCCGACGGGATCATCACCCGCGAGGACGTGCACGCGGCGGTGGCGGCGCAGGCACCGGCCGCCGAGCCGGAGCCCACGGCCCCCCAGGCGGCGGCGCCCGCCCCGGCGGCCGTCCCGGCGCCCGCGGCCTCGTACGACGGCGCCCGGGAGACCCGTGTCCCGGTCAAGGGCGTCCGCAAGGCCACGGCGGCGGCGATGGTGGGCTCGGCGTTCACGGCCCCGCATGTCACGGAGTTCGTGACCGTGGACGTGACGCGGACCCTGAAGCTGGTCGAGGAGCTGAAGGCGGACAAGGAGTTCGCGGGGCTGCGGGTGAACCCGCTGCTGCTGATCTCCAAGGCCCTGCTGGTCGCGATCAAGCGCAACCCGGACATCAACGCGTCCTGGGACGAGGCGAACCAGGAGATCGTGCGCAAGCACTATGTGAACCTGGGCATCGCGGCGGCCACCCCGCGCGGCCTGATCGTGCCGAACATCAAGGACGCCGACGCCAAGACGCTGCCGCAGCTGGCGGAGGCGCTGGGTGAGCTGGTGTCCACGGCCCGGGAAGGCAGGACGTCCCCGGGCGCGATGCAGGGCGGCACGGTCACCATCACCAACGTCGGCGTCTTCGGCGTCGACACCGGCACCCCGATCCTCAACCCGGGCGAGTCGGCGATCCTCGCGGTCGGCGCCATCAAGCTCCAGCCGTGGGTGCACAAGGGCAAGGTGAAGCCGCGTCAGGTCACCACGCTGGCGCTGAGCTTCGACCACCGCCTGGTCGACGGCGAGCTGGGCTCCAAGGTGCTCGCGGACGTGGCGGCGATCCTGGAGCAGCCCAAGCGGCTGATCACCTGGGCGTGA
- a CDS encoding alpha-ketoacid dehydrogenase subunit beta, whose amino-acid sequence MAAEKMALAKAINESLRRALETDPKVLVMGEDVGKLGGVFRVTDGLQKDFGESRVIDTPLAESGIVGTAIGLALRGYRPVVEIQFDGFVFPAYDQIVTQLAKMHARSLGKVKLPVVVRIPYGGGIGAVEHHSESPESLFAHVAGLKIVSPSNASDAYWMMQQAIQSDDPVIFFEPKRRYWDKGEVVTDAIPGPLHKAQVAREGRDLTLAAYGPMVKTCLEVAAAAAEEGRDLEVLDLRSVSPLDFDTIQTSVEKTRRLVVVHEAPVFFGSGAEIAARITERCFYHLEAPVLRVGGYHAPYPPARLEEEYLPGLDRVLDAVDRALAY is encoded by the coding sequence ATGGCAGCGGAGAAGATGGCTCTGGCCAAGGCGATCAACGAGTCGCTGCGCCGCGCCCTGGAGACGGACCCGAAGGTCCTCGTGATGGGTGAGGACGTCGGCAAGCTCGGCGGTGTCTTCCGTGTCACCGACGGCCTGCAGAAGGACTTCGGCGAGAGCCGGGTCATCGACACCCCGCTCGCCGAGTCGGGCATCGTGGGCACCGCGATCGGTCTCGCCCTGCGCGGGTACCGCCCGGTGGTGGAGATCCAGTTCGACGGCTTCGTCTTCCCGGCGTACGACCAGATCGTCACGCAGCTCGCGAAGATGCACGCCCGCTCGCTGGGCAAGGTCAAGCTCCCCGTCGTCGTCCGCATCCCCTACGGCGGCGGCATCGGCGCGGTCGAGCACCACTCGGAGTCCCCGGAGTCGCTGTTCGCGCACGTCGCCGGTCTGAAGATCGTCTCGCCGTCGAACGCGTCCGACGCGTACTGGATGATGCAGCAGGCCATCCAGAGCGACGACCCGGTGATCTTCTTCGAGCCGAAGCGCCGCTACTGGGACAAGGGCGAGGTCGTCACCGACGCCATCCCCGGCCCGCTGCACAAGGCGCAGGTGGCCCGCGAGGGCCGCGACCTGACGCTCGCCGCCTACGGCCCCATGGTGAAGACCTGCCTGGAGGTCGCCGCGGCGGCCGCCGAGGAGGGGCGCGACCTGGAGGTCCTGGACCTGCGGTCGGTCTCCCCGCTCGACTTCGACACCATCCAGACCTCGGTGGAGAAGACCCGCCGGCTCGTCGTGGTCCACGAGGCCCCGGTGTTCTTCGGTTCCGGCGCGGAGATCGCCGCCCGGATCACCGAGCGCTGCTTCTACCACCTGGAGGCCCCGGTGCTCCGGGTCGGCGGCTACCACGCCCCGTACCCGCCGGCGCGCCTGGAGGAGGAGTACCTGCCGGGTCTGGACCGGGTGCTCGACGCCGTCGACCGTGCCCTGGCGTACTGA
- a CDS encoding ABC transporter permease, whose amino-acid sequence MSTVTQTEGRDLAPVSTESLAALLIAKERPPRPSAWSASMTFGWRAILKIKHVPEQLFDVTAFPIMLVLMYTYLFGGALAGSPTAYIQFLLPGILVMSVVMITMYTGVSVNTDIEKGVFDRFRTLPIWRPSTMVGYLLGDALRYTIASVVMLTVGMILGFRPDGGVGGVVAGIALLVAFSFAFSWIWTMFGLLLRSEKSVMGVSMMVIFPLTFLSNVFVDPRTMPGWLQAFVNNSPITHLATAVRGLMAGDWPAADVAWSLGWICLFVLVFGPVTMRLYNRK is encoded by the coding sequence ATGAGCACCGTGACACAGACCGAGGGCCGGGACCTCGCCCCCGTCAGCACCGAATCGCTCGCCGCGCTGCTGATCGCCAAGGAGCGTCCGCCGCGGCCCAGCGCCTGGTCGGCGTCGATGACGTTCGGCTGGCGGGCCATCCTGAAGATCAAGCACGTGCCCGAGCAGCTCTTCGACGTCACCGCGTTCCCGATCATGCTGGTGCTGATGTACACGTACCTGTTCGGGGGCGCCCTGGCCGGGTCCCCGACGGCGTACATCCAGTTCCTGCTGCCGGGCATCCTGGTGATGTCGGTCGTGATGATCACCATGTACACCGGTGTCTCGGTGAACACCGACATCGAGAAGGGCGTCTTCGACCGGTTCCGGACGCTGCCGATCTGGCGCCCGTCCACGATGGTCGGCTATCTGCTGGGCGACGCCCTGCGCTACACCATCGCGTCCGTCGTGATGCTCACCGTCGGCATGATCCTCGGCTTCCGTCCGGACGGCGGAGTGGGCGGCGTCGTCGCGGGCATCGCGCTGCTGGTCGCCTTCTCCTTCGCGTTCTCGTGGATCTGGACGATGTTCGGTCTGCTGCTGCGCTCCGAGAAGTCGGTGATGGGCGTCAGCATGATGGTGATCTTCCCGCTGACCTTCCTGTCCAACGTCTTCGTCGACCCGAGGACCATGCCGGGCTGGCTCCAGGCGTTCGTCAACAACAGCCCGATCACCCATCTGGCCACGGCGGTGCGCGGACTGATGGCGGGCGACTGGCCCGCGGCCGACGTCGCCTGGTCGCTGGGCTGGATTTGCCTGTTCGTGCTGGTCTTCGGGCCGGTCACGATGCGTCTGTACAACCGCAAGTAG
- a CDS encoding protein kinase domain-containing protein — translation MAQQQRAQGPSDPEAAGGGMSDAPEMWGNGGLVGDGRYRLTRRLGRGGMAEVFAAEDVRLGRTVAVKLLRSDLAEDPVSKARFTREAQSVAGLNHHAIVAVYDSGEDVVGGHSVPYIVMEIVEGRTIRDLLINAEAPGPEQALIIVSGVLEALAYSHQHGIVHRDIKPANVIITNNGAVKVMDFGIARALHGAQSTMTQTGMVMGTPQYLSPEQALGKAVDHRSDLYATGCLLYELLALRPPFTGETPLSVVYQHVQDIPTPPSEASDAAPPELDGLVMRSLAKEPDDRFQTAEEMRGLVQYALQMLYDQGGHTGTWNTGPVTTHEGRHTPAGGFAHTAVMGHPGDPGSGTTQIPQPILPGGYGGGDDGGFEGHGNRGSGRGKLWILAVLAVIAIAAGVALAVNNGKGGGDDNTPTKPTATQSEDRDKPSEEPTDEATEDQTGGYDDGGTDTGSDPDWSPTQEPTQEPTREQPQKPTQEPTTQQPTQDPTEDPTAPTTEDPPEPTGDPTASTGTIAGNGV, via the coding sequence ATGGCACAGCAGCAGCGCGCTCAGGGCCCGTCCGACCCCGAGGCGGCTGGCGGCGGTATGTCAGACGCGCCGGAGATGTGGGGTAACGGCGGGCTGGTCGGGGACGGCCGGTACCGGCTGACCCGCAGACTCGGCCGGGGCGGCATGGCCGAGGTGTTCGCGGCCGAGGACGTCCGGCTGGGACGTACCGTGGCGGTGAAGCTGCTGCGCTCCGACCTCGCCGAGGACCCGGTGTCCAAGGCCCGCTTCACGCGCGAGGCCCAGTCCGTGGCCGGCCTCAACCACCACGCGATCGTCGCCGTGTACGACTCCGGCGAGGACGTCGTCGGCGGCCACTCCGTGCCGTACATCGTCATGGAGATCGTCGAGGGCCGCACCATCCGCGACCTTCTCATCAACGCCGAGGCGCCCGGACCCGAGCAGGCGCTCATCATCGTCTCCGGTGTCCTGGAGGCCCTCGCCTACTCGCACCAGCACGGCATCGTGCACCGCGACATCAAGCCCGCCAACGTCATCATCACCAACAACGGCGCCGTGAAGGTGATGGACTTCGGCATCGCGCGCGCCCTGCACGGCGCGCAGTCGACGATGACCCAGACCGGCATGGTCATGGGCACCCCGCAGTACCTCTCGCCCGAGCAGGCGCTCGGCAAGGCGGTCGACCACCGCTCCGACCTGTACGCGACCGGCTGCCTCCTCTACGAACTCCTCGCGCTGCGCCCGCCGTTCACCGGCGAGACCCCGCTGTCGGTGGTCTACCAGCACGTCCAGGACATCCCGACCCCGCCGTCCGAGGCGTCCGACGCCGCGCCGCCGGAGCTCGACGGCCTCGTCATGCGCTCGCTCGCCAAGGAGCCGGACGACCGGTTCCAGACGGCCGAGGAGATGCGCGGCCTCGTCCAGTACGCGCTGCAGATGCTGTACGACCAGGGCGGCCACACCGGCACCTGGAACACCGGCCCGGTGACCACGCACGAGGGCCGGCACACCCCGGCCGGCGGCTTCGCGCACACGGCCGTCATGGGGCACCCGGGCGACCCCGGCTCCGGGACGACCCAGATTCCGCAGCCGATCCTGCCCGGCGGCTACGGCGGCGGGGACGACGGCGGCTTCGAGGGGCACGGCAACCGGGGCAGCGGCCGCGGCAAGCTGTGGATCCTCGCCGTCCTCGCGGTCATCGCGATCGCGGCCGGTGTCGCGCTCGCCGTCAACAACGGCAAGGGCGGCGGCGACGACAACACGCCGACCAAGCCCACCGCGACCCAGAGCGAGGACCGGGACAAGCCGTCCGAGGAGCCCACCGACGAGGCGACCGAGGACCAGACCGGCGGCTACGACGACGGCGGCACGGACACCGGCTCCGACCCGGACTGGTCGCCGACCCAGGAGCCCACGCAGGAGCCGACGCGGGAGCAGCCGCAGAAGCCGACGCAGGAGCCGACGACGCAGCAGCCGACGCAGGACCCGACGGAGGACCCGACAGCGCCGACGACGGAGGACCCGCCGGAGCCGACGGGGGATCCGACGGCCTCGACGGGGACCATCGCGGGCAACGGCGTCTGA
- a CDS encoding protein kinase domain-containing protein encodes MSQDGAQNAHAGRSLAGGRYQLRDLLGQGGMASVHLAYDSVLDRQVAVKTLHTELGREPAFRERFRREAQAVAKLTHTNIVSVFDTGEDEMDGMTTPYIVMEYIEGRPLSSVFDEAVRRAGAMSADQALKITADVLAALEISHEMGLVHRDIKPGNVMLNKRGVVKVMDFGIARAMQSGVTSMTQTGMVVGTPQYLSPEQALGRGVDARSDLYSVGIMLFQLVTGRLPFDADSPLAIAYAHVQEEPVAPSSINRSLPPAVDALVARALKKNPNERFPSAEAMRDECLRIAQSFQAAPPSIVPGAQTQSGQGVGASVFPPVGQTPPSTGPVQQPYQPTPPPSPYGTPPPSGPTPAYGYPQQSGFATPAPAGYSAQPGHATPPPYTIAPQGQGQGAPGGRKRNRSVIVGSIVVALVAVGGLIAALSMNGGGGDEGKGGGGGSPTATEISKAPGWRQGDTSRTVETSECTEPRESYLDPDKVTMPDLTFRYWPSVEECLKAAGWEYEKIDTDENTYGQGTVMEQEPKIRKDFDPDNPPVMKFKVSTGNPE; translated from the coding sequence ATGAGCCAGGACGGCGCACAGAACGCGCACGCGGGACGGTCGCTGGCCGGGGGCCGCTACCAGTTGCGCGACCTGCTCGGCCAGGGCGGCATGGCCTCCGTCCACCTCGCCTACGACTCCGTGCTCGACCGCCAGGTCGCGGTCAAGACGCTGCACACCGAGCTGGGCCGCGAGCCGGCGTTCCGCGAGCGCTTCCGGCGCGAGGCCCAGGCAGTGGCCAAGCTCACGCACACCAACATCGTCTCCGTCTTCGACACCGGCGAGGACGAGATGGACGGCATGACGACGCCGTACATCGTCATGGAGTACATCGAGGGCCGCCCGCTCAGCTCCGTCTTCGACGAGGCCGTACGGCGGGCCGGGGCGATGTCCGCCGACCAGGCGCTGAAGATCACCGCGGACGTGCTCGCCGCGCTGGAGATCAGCCACGAGATGGGCCTGGTCCACCGCGACATCAAGCCCGGCAACGTGATGCTGAACAAGCGCGGCGTCGTCAAGGTCATGGACTTCGGCATCGCGCGCGCCATGCAGTCCGGCGTGACGTCGATGACGCAGACCGGCATGGTCGTCGGCACCCCGCAGTACCTCTCGCCGGAGCAGGCCCTCGGCCGGGGCGTGGACGCCCGCTCCGACCTGTACTCGGTCGGCATCATGCTGTTCCAGCTCGTCACCGGGCGGCTGCCGTTCGACGCGGACTCGCCGCTGGCCATCGCGTACGCGCACGTCCAGGAGGAGCCGGTCGCCCCGTCCTCCATCAACCGCTCGCTGCCGCCCGCGGTGGACGCGCTGGTGGCCCGCGCTCTGAAGAAGAACCCGAACGAACGCTTCCCCAGCGCCGAGGCCATGCGGGACGAGTGCCTGCGGATCGCGCAGTCCTTCCAGGCGGCGCCGCCGAGCATCGTGCCGGGCGCGCAGACGCAGAGCGGCCAGGGCGTCGGCGCCTCGGTGTTCCCGCCGGTCGGGCAGACGCCGCCGAGCACCGGGCCCGTGCAGCAGCCGTACCAGCCGACGCCGCCGCCCTCGCCGTACGGCACCCCGCCGCCGTCCGGGCCGACCCCGGCGTACGGCTATCCGCAGCAGTCCGGCTTCGCGACGCCGGCGCCCGCCGGCTACTCCGCGCAGCCCGGCCACGCGACGCCTCCGCCGTACACGATCGCGCCGCAGGGGCAGGGGCAGGGCGCGCCGGGCGGCCGGAAGCGGAACCGGTCGGTGATCGTCGGCTCGATCGTCGTGGCCCTGGTCGCCGTGGGCGGTCTGATCGCCGCGCTGTCGATGAACGGCGGCGGGGGCGACGAGGGCAAGGGGGGCGGCGGCGGCTCGCCGACGGCCACCGAGATCTCCAAGGCGCCGGGCTGGCGGCAGGGCGACACCTCGCGGACCGTCGAGACGAGCGAGTGCACCGAGCCGCGCGAGTCCTACCTCGACCCGGACAAGGTGACGATGCCGGACCTGACCTTCCGGTACTGGCCGTCGGTCGAGGAGTGCCTGAAGGCCGCCGGCTGGGAGTACGAGAAGATCGACACCGACGAGAACACGTACGGCCAGGGCACGGTCATGGAGCAGGAGCCCAAGATCCGCAAGGACTTCGACCCGGACAACCCGCCGGTGATGAAGTTCAAGGTGTCCACCGGCAACCCCGAGTGA
- a CDS encoding ATP-binding cassette domain-containing protein: MSTQTTGLAIETAGLVKTFGETRAVDGVDLAVPAGTVYGVLGPNGAGKTTTVKMLATLLRPDGGEAHVFGHDVVREADAVRGRVSLTGQYASVDEDLTGTENLVLLARLLGHRKPAARERAAQLLEAFGLTDAAGKQVKNYSGGMRRRIDIAASILNTPDLLFLDEPTTGLDPRSRNQVWDIVRAVVAQGTTVLLTTQYLDEADQLASRIAVIDQGRVIAEGTKGELKASVGAGTVHLRLRDPAQRPEAARILRLALDAEVQSEPDPVALTARVGGAGNGQGAAEQAGRALAELARGGITVDNFSLGQPSLDEVFLALTGHDTHETEGDQDEVAA; encoded by the coding sequence ATGAGCACGCAGACGACCGGTCTCGCCATCGAGACCGCGGGCCTGGTGAAGACATTCGGTGAGACACGGGCCGTCGACGGCGTGGACCTCGCGGTTCCGGCCGGCACGGTCTACGGCGTCCTCGGACCGAACGGCGCCGGCAAGACGACCACGGTGAAGATGCTCGCCACCCTGCTGCGCCCGGACGGCGGCGAGGCGCATGTCTTCGGGCACGACGTGGTGCGCGAGGCCGACGCGGTACGCGGCCGGGTCAGCCTCACCGGCCAGTACGCCTCGGTCGACGAGGACCTGACCGGCACGGAGAACCTGGTCCTGCTGGCCCGCCTCCTCGGCCACCGCAAGCCGGCCGCACGCGAGCGCGCGGCACAGCTGCTGGAGGCGTTCGGGCTGACGGACGCGGCCGGCAAGCAGGTCAAGAACTACTCGGGCGGTATGCGCCGCCGTATCGACATCGCCGCGTCGATCCTGAACACCCCCGACCTGCTCTTCCTCGACGAGCCGACGACCGGCCTGGACCCCCGCAGCCGCAACCAGGTCTGGGACATCGTGCGCGCGGTCGTCGCCCAGGGCACCACCGTCCTACTGACCACGCAGTATCTGGACGAGGCGGACCAGCTGGCGTCCCGGATCGCCGTGATCGACCAGGGCCGGGTGATCGCGGAGGGCACCAAGGGCGAACTGAAGGCGTCCGTCGGCGCCGGCACCGTCCATCTGCGGCTGCGCGACCCCGCGCAGCGACCGGAGGCCGCGCGCATCCTGCGGCTGGCCCTGGACGCCGAGGTGCAGTCCGAGCCCGATCCCGTGGCCCTCACCGCCCGCGTCGGCGGCGCCGGCAACGGGCAGGGCGCGGCGGAGCAGGCCGGCCGCGCGCTCGCCGAGCTGGCCCGCGGCGGCATCACCGTCGACAACTTCTCGCTGGGCCAGCCCAGCCTGGACGAGGTGTTCCTCGCCCTGACCGGACACGACACCCATGAGACCGAGGGCGACCAGGACGAGGTGGCGGCATGA
- the pdhA gene encoding pyruvate dehydrogenase (acetyl-transferring) E1 component subunit alpha: MTVESTAARKPRRSAGTKSTAGKTTSARKTASAEPELVQLLTPEGKRVKNAEFDKYVAGITPEELRGLYRDMVLTRRFDAEATALQRQGELGLWASLLGQEAAQIGSGRATREDDYVFPTYREHGVAWCRGVDPTNLLGMFRGVNNGGWDPNSNNFQLYTIVIGSQTLHATGYAMGVAKDGADSAVIAYFGDGASSQGDVAESFTFSAVYNAPVVFFCQNNQWAISEPTEKQTRVPLYQRAQGYGFPGVRVDGNDVLACLAVTKWALERARNGEGPTLVEAFTYRMGAHTTSDDPTRYRGDEERQSWEAKDPILRLRAYLESANHADEGFFAELETESEALGKRVREAVRAMPDPDRFAIFENVYADGHALVDEERAQFAAYQASFADVEGA; encoded by the coding sequence GTGACCGTGGAGAGCACTGCCGCGCGAAAGCCGCGACGCAGCGCCGGTACCAAGAGCACGGCCGGCAAGACCACATCCGCGAGGAAGACGGCGAGCGCCGAACCCGAGCTCGTCCAGCTGCTGACGCCCGAGGGCAAGCGCGTCAAGAACGCCGAGTTCGACAAGTACGTCGCCGGCATCACCCCCGAAGAGCTCCGCGGCCTCTACCGCGACATGGTGCTCACCCGCCGCTTCGACGCCGAGGCCACCGCCCTGCAGCGCCAGGGCGAGCTGGGTCTGTGGGCCTCGCTGCTCGGCCAGGAGGCCGCCCAGATCGGCTCCGGCCGCGCCACCCGCGAGGACGACTACGTCTTCCCGACGTACCGCGAGCACGGCGTCGCCTGGTGCCGGGGCGTCGACCCCACCAACCTGCTCGGCATGTTCCGCGGCGTGAACAACGGCGGCTGGGACCCGAACAGCAACAACTTCCAGCTGTACACGATCGTCATCGGCTCCCAGACGCTGCACGCCACGGGCTACGCGATGGGTGTCGCCAAGGACGGCGCGGACAGCGCGGTCATCGCCTACTTCGGCGACGGCGCCTCCAGCCAGGGCGACGTGGCCGAGTCCTTCACGTTCTCCGCGGTCTACAACGCCCCCGTGGTGTTCTTCTGCCAGAACAACCAGTGGGCGATCTCCGAGCCGACCGAGAAGCAGACCCGGGTGCCGCTGTACCAGCGCGCGCAGGGCTACGGCTTCCCCGGCGTGCGCGTCGACGGCAACGACGTCCTCGCCTGCCTCGCCGTGACGAAGTGGGCGCTGGAGCGCGCCCGCAACGGCGAGGGCCCGACGCTGGTCGAGGCGTTCACGTACCGCATGGGCGCCCACACCACCTCCGACGACCCGACCCGCTACCGCGGGGACGAGGAGCGCCAGTCCTGGGAGGCGAAGGACCCGATCTTGCGCCTTCGCGCGTACCTGGAGTCCGCAAACCACGCGGACGAGGGATTCTTCGCGGAACTGGAGACCGAGAGCGAGGCGTTGGGCAAGCGAGTGCGCGAAGCGGTCCGCGCCATGCCGGACCCGGACCGTTTCGCCATCTTCGAGAACGTGTACGCGGACGGGCACGCGCTCGTCGACGAGGAGCGCGCCCAGTTCGCCGCCTACCAGGCGTCGTTCGCGGACGTAGAGGGGGCCTGA
- a CDS encoding bacterial proteasome activator family protein, whose product MEMPRNDRQPENPQILVVGQDGMALGGGGGNDDSRETPVTEQVEQPAKVMRIGSMIKQLLEEVRAAPLDEASRARLKEIHASSVKELEDGLAPELVEELERLSLPFTDEGTPSDAELRIAQAQLVGWLEGLFHGIQTTLFAQQMAARAQLEQMRRALPPGVGGDDGDHPQAGRTGGPYL is encoded by the coding sequence ATGGAGATGCCGAGGAACGACAGGCAACCCGAGAACCCCCAGATCCTGGTCGTGGGCCAGGACGGAATGGCGCTCGGTGGCGGCGGCGGGAACGACGACTCCCGCGAGACCCCGGTGACGGAGCAGGTGGAGCAGCCCGCGAAGGTCATGCGCATCGGCAGCATGATCAAGCAGCTGCTCGAAGAGGTGCGCGCCGCTCCCCTCGACGAGGCGAGCCGGGCCCGGCTGAAGGAGATCCACGCCAGTTCCGTCAAGGAACTGGAGGACGGCCTGGCCCCCGAGCTCGTCGAGGAGCTGGAACGGCTGTCGCTTCCCTTCACGGACGAGGGGACGCCGTCCGACGCGGAACTGCGCATCGCGCAGGCTCAGTTGGTCGGCTGGCTGGAGGGCCTCTTCCACGGCATCCAGACCACCCTGTTCGCCCAGCAGATGGCGGCGCGCGCCCAGCTGGAGCAGATGCGCCGCGCCCTCCCGCCCGGTGTGGGCGGCGACGACGGCGACCACCCGCAGGCCGGCCGGACGGGCGGCCCGTACCTGTAG